From the genome of Kaistella daneshvariae, one region includes:
- the pncA gene encoding bifunctional nicotinamidase/pyrazinamidase, translating into MKKALIIVDVQNDFCEGGALAVPGANEIIPYINMLMQDNEYDQIVLTQDWHPADHKSFASNNGKKVGETIILNGIPQFMWPDHCVQGTFGAEFHPDLNREKVTHIVQKGKNPEFDSYSGFQDNNHFVKTGLDDFLKYHDIQLLEIVGLALDYCVKFTCLDAAQLGYVTCLHFNGSRAVNVKPDNGKDAIFEMLQNRVTILG; encoded by the coding sequence ATGAAAAAAGCCCTTATAATAGTTGATGTTCAAAACGATTTTTGCGAAGGTGGCGCCCTTGCTGTACCCGGTGCTAATGAAATTATCCCCTACATTAATATGTTAATGCAGGATAACGAATATGACCAAATTGTCCTTACACAGGATTGGCATCCTGCAGATCATAAAAGTTTCGCTTCCAACAACGGTAAAAAAGTGGGCGAAACCATTATTTTGAATGGTATTCCGCAGTTTATGTGGCCGGATCATTGCGTTCAGGGGACTTTCGGAGCGGAATTTCACCCGGATTTGAACCGCGAAAAAGTAACGCATATTGTCCAGAAAGGGAAAAACCCGGAATTCGACAGTTACAGCGGTTTTCAGGACAACAACCATTTTGTTAAAACCGGCCTGGATGATTTTTTAAAGTATCATGACATCCAGTTGCTGGAAATTGTGGGGCTCGCGCTGGATTATTGCGTGAAGTTTACCTGCTTGGATGCGGCGCAGCTCGGCTATGTTACGTGCCTGCATTTCAATGGATCGCGCGCGGTGAACGTAAAACCCGACAATGGTAAAGATGCCATTTTCGAAATGCTGCAAAACAGAGTAACCATTTTAGGTTAA
- a CDS encoding YfiT family bacillithiol transferase: MDNIEEKKFPIGRFAEPAEISDQQVDDYIKTLKDFPGKLKNEVESWTDDQLDTQYREGGWKVRQLINHMADSSMNSYIRFKLALTEENPTIKPYDEQQWAELQDSFSIEIKPAIQTLKGVHKRWVYELKSLTNKELESTFFHPGQNKSISLRENLAFCAWHCDHHLAHIQHLKKEKNW, from the coding sequence ATGGACAATATAGAAGAAAAAAAATTTCCCATCGGCAGATTTGCAGAACCTGCGGAGATTTCTGACCAGCAAGTTGATGACTATATCAAAACGCTGAAAGATTTTCCCGGCAAGCTGAAAAATGAGGTAGAATCCTGGACTGATGACCAGCTTGACACGCAATACCGCGAAGGCGGCTGGAAAGTGCGCCAACTCATCAACCACATGGCGGACAGCAGTATGAACAGCTATATTCGCTTCAAATTGGCTTTAACCGAGGAAAATCCAACCATAAAACCGTACGATGAACAGCAATGGGCGGAACTTCAGGACAGTTTCAGTATTGAAATCAAGCCCGCCATCCAAACTTTAAAAGGCGTTCATAAAAGGTGGGTGTATGAATTGAAATCTTTAACCAACAAAGAACTGGAAAGCACCTTTTTTCATCCGGGGCAAAATAAAAGCATCAGTTTACGGGAAAATCTGGCCTTTTGTGCCTGGCACTGCGACCATCATTTGGCGCACATTCAGCATTTAAAAAAAGAAAAAAACTGGTAA
- a CDS encoding S41 family peptidase — MKNLLFFAGIFLLSSCVSVKKYNEKLQTPVAAEKLKADVDYTQHQLEKLHPKLYWYISKESLDFKFDSLKTTIKKPLKPQQFYEKLAPVIADIREGHLRLYSAEKKLTKKEIRDLKKQKGMLSRFNFWVEDNRVFVKDNPDSIANMNVGTEIISIHDIPLKNLIEKYKPFVNSDGFNTTFQKYSMARRWPTFFTEEFGILDSVKVSALYKNEHKTFYLHREKISKSELKKKEKQEKKITKSEKGKTRDYNIISKSFNRDLQFPLKDSTVAYMKIKTFSGTYSRKFYRESFAVLKKSPAKFLILDIRDNLGGSLAEINNLYSYLVSENFQFINDIEVTSRASMLQADYFREFPPLLKPLAVLVYPFYFVGSALSVKKEGDRFLLRNNGFFSIKKPKKDHFKGKIYVLINGSSFSASSIIASKLKDAQHAILVGEETGGANDGTVAGRYSTKKLPNSRLKLPIGLMLIQPDITYTFTKKGVVPNKKILPSLEQIFQKKDVQLQWIFDDIENNKNEKAPE, encoded by the coding sequence TTGAAAAATCTCCTCTTTTTTGCCGGTATTTTTCTGCTGAGTTCCTGTGTTTCCGTCAAAAAATATAATGAAAAATTACAAACACCTGTTGCCGCTGAAAAGTTAAAAGCAGATGTAGATTACACGCAGCACCAGCTGGAAAAGCTTCATCCCAAACTTTATTGGTACATTAGCAAGGAAAGTCTGGATTTTAAGTTTGACAGCTTAAAAACAACCATCAAAAAACCGTTAAAGCCTCAGCAATTTTATGAAAAACTCGCACCGGTAATCGCTGATATTCGCGAAGGACATCTTCGGCTCTATTCCGCAGAAAAGAAGCTGACGAAAAAAGAAATTCGGGATTTGAAAAAGCAAAAAGGTATGTTGTCGCGTTTTAATTTTTGGGTGGAAGATAACCGGGTTTTTGTAAAAGACAATCCGGATTCCATTGCAAATATGAATGTGGGCACTGAAATCATCAGCATTCACGATATTCCGCTGAAAAATTTAATTGAAAAATATAAGCCGTTTGTAAACAGCGACGGCTTTAATACGACTTTTCAAAAATATTCCATGGCTCGCCGCTGGCCCACCTTTTTTACGGAAGAATTTGGAATTTTAGACAGCGTAAAAGTCTCTGCGCTTTACAAAAATGAACACAAAACCTTTTATCTCCACCGTGAAAAAATTTCGAAATCAGAATTAAAAAAGAAAGAAAAGCAGGAGAAAAAAATCACCAAAAGTGAGAAGGGAAAAACCCGGGATTATAACATTATCAGCAAAAGTTTCAACCGCGATTTACAGTTTCCGCTGAAAGATTCTACGGTAGCTTACATGAAAATCAAAACATTTTCGGGCACGTATTCCCGTAAATTTTACCGCGAAAGCTTTGCCGTGCTGAAAAAATCACCGGCAAAATTTCTGATTCTGGATATCCGGGATAATTTGGGAGGTTCGCTGGCGGAAATTAACAATCTTTACTCCTATTTGGTCTCCGAAAATTTTCAGTTTATCAATGATATCGAAGTTACGTCCCGTGCTTCAATGCTTCAGGCAGATTACTTCCGCGAATTTCCGCCTTTGCTGAAACCGCTTGCAGTTTTGGTCTATCCGTTTTACTTTGTGGGTTCAGCACTTTCGGTGAAAAAAGAAGGCGACCGGTTTTTGCTGAGAAATAATGGTTTCTTTTCCATTAAAAAACCCAAAAAAGATCATTTTAAAGGCAAAATTTATGTACTGATTAACGGCAGCAGCTTTTCCGCTTCATCCATTATCGCATCAAAACTGAAAGATGCGCAGCACGCGATTTTGGTTGGTGAAGAAACCGGTGGCGCAAATGACGGTACCGTTGCCGGACGCTATTCCACAAAGAAACTGCCCAACAGCAGGCTAAAATTGCCGATTGGTTTAATGCTGATTCAGCCCGATATCACTTATACTTTCACCAAAAAAGGCGTGGTGCCAAATAAAAAAATTCTGCCTTCTTTGGAGCAAATTTTTCAGAAAAAAGATGTTCAGCTACAATGGATTTTTGATGATATTGAAAATAATAAAAACGAAAAAGCTCCCGAA